A genomic region of Tigriopus californicus strain San Diego chromosome 1, Tcal_SD_v2.1, whole genome shotgun sequence contains the following coding sequences:
- the LOC131881605 gene encoding uncharacterized protein LOC131881605 yields the protein MTKKNNEANFHQLQKRQKSLSPDRQRRPLPLDPIEQMMLKRGRSSTLPRNSKQRVMTAYEKDRQEQIDRENRILLRKILEQHHGIRRQSVIPGTEAATSGGSAQRHFNYGATLRKSRSPERTIKNLQDHNIKTSRQINQQRQRHKRDYENLLLLQKIQNVRPSRQIATSFRP from the coding sequence ATGACCAAGAAAAATAATGAGGCTAATTTCCACCAACTTCAGAAGCGTCAGAAGTCGCTCTCACCCGATCGACAGAGGCGACCTTTGCCCTTGGATCCCATTGAGCAGATGATGCTTAAACGAGGTCGAAGTTCCACATTGCCCAGAAATTCAAAACAGCGAGTCATGACTGCCTACGAAAAAGATCGGCAAGAGCAAATCGATAGGGAAAACCGGATACTCTTACGAAAAATACTCGAACAACATCACGGAATCCGGAGGCAGAGTGTGATACCGGGAACAGAAGCTGCAACTTCCGGTGGAAGTGCTCAACGGCATTTCAATTATGGTGCAACTCTACGCAAATCCAGATCGCCCGagagaacaatcaaaaacCTTCAGGACCACAACATCAAAACGAGCCGACAGATCAATCAACAGAGACAGAGGCACAAAAGGGACTACGAAAACTTGCTATTGCTCCAGAAGATCCAAAACGTGCGTCCTTCCAGGCAAATTGCAACCTCATTTCGACCTTGA
- the LOC131881963 gene encoding uncharacterized protein LOC131881963: protein MSKTVNDWEDRIEFRLPKGLEDEDLMLDFVNQHFIPLEPLNVAINLCEPGYRMLWFDNFVRAYIRENLSLMAFDTITNDLVGVAICTECRPESDDKEESNVDEKKDENVRWGQRPRKFGKILELLQELTGSVDLFAKYEVDRYAEFFILCTHSGIRYPGLGTRLSYKIMDVVKAKGFNVMVTEATSYFSQKIFARIGFDTLSEIKYDKYKPEGEVLFPQHNNHEAIKLMVKKL, encoded by the exons ATGTCGAAGACTGTCAATGATTGGGAGGACCGGATTGAGTTCCGACTGCCCAAAGGCCTAGAGGACGAGGACCTTATGTTGGACTTTGTCAATCAACATTTCATCCCTTTGGAGCCGTTGAATGTGGCGATCAATCTCTGTGAACCCGGTTACCG TATGTTATGGTTCGATAACTTTGTTCGTGCCTACATTCGGGAGAATCTATCTTTAATGGCGTTCGACACAATAACTAACGACCTTGTTGGCGTTGCCATTTGCACCGAATGCAGAC CCGAATCCGACGATAAAGAGGAATCCAATGTCGACGAAAAGAAGGATGAAAACGTGCGTTGGGGCCAACGCCCTCGGAAGTTCGGCAAGATTCTCGAACTTCTTCAGGAACTGACCGGGTCCGTGGATCTGTTTGCCAAGTATGAAGTGGACCGATATGCTGAGTTCTTCATCTTGTGTACACACTCGGGCATTCGATATCCTGGGTTGGGTACTAGATTGTCCTACAAAATCATGGATGTGGTCAAAGCCAAAGGGTTCAATGTCATGGTGACGGAGGCTACGAGTTATTTCTCGCAAAAGATCTTTGCTCGTATTGGTTTCGACACCCTGAGCGAGATTAAGTACGACAAATACAAACCAGAAGGAGAGGTCCTTTTCCCTCAACACAACAACCACGAGGCTATAAAATTGATGgtcaaaaaattgtaa
- the LOC131881871 gene encoding uncharacterized protein LOC131881871: MSVSKKGSSVAPDNSSETHFSSTGLVKENMPILTDNPKTTSVPVTQHLSKLKVHKSSKSGNKAKNVPSLNPPEDVSSEPTNPGDVTLPQTFAVKGLGKRSTGGLWGIKNTRKPVDDMVMEARAGRSKPSLPFLLMHVSDEGVRIEGLAQNKNVNFEEGPFPIDCISYGVQDLVYTRVFAMIVVKEQSSDSIPSRGTIATTSDRHQPFECYGYVCDSRLNARRLTFALAKAFQEFSKTAKSKEKRGQFAIDLRTPEQMEIDLQEEETEA; encoded by the exons ATGAGTGTTTCAAAGAAGGGCTCCTCAGTCGCACCGGATAACTCGTCGGAGACACATTTCTCATCCACGGGGCTGGTAAAGGAGAACATGCCGATCCTGACAGATAATCCCAAGACCACGAGTGTGCCCGTAACGCAGcacttgtccaagttgaaAGTGCATAAATCATCCAAGAGCGGGAATAAAGCCAAAAATGTGCCCTCACTCAACCCTCCCGAGGACGTGTCCAGTGAGCCAACCAATCCCGGGGACGTGACCTTACCTCAGACGTTTGCCGTGAAAGGATTGGGCAAGCGATCCACCGGTGGACTTTGGGGCATCAAGAACACGAGAAAACCCGTTGACGATATGGTTATGGAAGCCAG agCAGGAAGGTCTAAACCTTCATTGCCTTTCCTCTTAATGCACGTGTCAGACGAAGGTGTGCGAATCGAAGGATTGGCTCAAAATAAAAACGTTAATTTCGAGGAGGGACCTTTCCCGATTGATTGCATCTCCTACGGTGTACAAGACCTGGTTTATACGCGTGTCTTTGCCATGATAGTGGTTAAAGAACAGAGCTCTGATTCCATTCCAAGCCGAGGAACAATTGCGACGACCTCAGATCGCCACCAGCCTTTTGAATGTTATGGTTATGTGTGTGATTCCAGATTGAATGCCCGTCGCCTGACTTTCGCCTTGGCCAAGGCATTCCAGGAATTCTCCAAGACCGCTAAGAGCAAGGAGAAACGAGGCCAATTTGCCATTGATCTTCGAACACCCGAGCAAATGGAGATCGACCTTCAAGAGGAAGAGACAGAGGCCTAG
- the LOC131881689 gene encoding pH-sensitive chloride channel 2-like, producing MQSTQFFSVTNIQTVFCLVLLTPRLTLSQNNPSTSPDDAQVFDAILTNTKYDLRVPPKNTNGKDAVVVRTSVYVYFMGRFEAERLEYEMQLMIRHRWTDPRLSFRNSNMSLGQNWLYDSLEGESWFTDRIWTPNIFIENEQASKLTELLRSNIFVRIGRVGNVQMNYRVTTTVLCNMALQRFPHDRQGCALKLESWTLNANDMLLEWEPRNPVEINDFIVPEYSLMSSKTFERLSCYSEGFPSPRYSDEPKISLDGSNNGSMCSATSRNYSTIQVSFVLQRQVGHYFLDYYIPSILLVAMSWVAFWLDPSAVPGRTTLGTATWLTFITLTHNTGNDQLPKVSYIKYLDVWFLGCTVFIFCSLLEFAIVNTISRQKRTVAVKNFSAKNILKGAATVLNTPIISRKSAPVTPANPRRKSDTTLNMSFENVNQLTTSTIDNQLSVRSMDDIFALQRNHELTSWKNDGASFSEVSIPVPRTPPYQNGTSIPSEGEENEVKGPLDYFKDMSSEEIALWIDGKARFLFPACFILFNLGYWFFAFRLDCLIGKACEEVDSHTHF from the exons ATGCAGTCTACACAGTTCTTCTCAGTGACCAATATCCAAACAGTTTTCTGCCTAGTACTCCTCACACCTAG GCTCACTTTGAGTCAAAACAATCCTAGCACCTCACCGGATGATGCTCAAGTCTTTGACGCCATTTTAACCAATACCAAATATGACCTGCGAGTTCCGCCGAAAAATACCAATGGAAAAGACGCGGTGGTGGTGAGAACGAGTGTTTACGTGTACTTTATGGGCCGCTTTGAGGCTGAACGTCTCGAATATGAGATGCAGCTCATGATTCGACACCGATGGACCGACCCTCGATTGTCTTTCCGTAACTCGAACATGAGTTTGGGGCAGAATTGGCTGTACGACAGTTTGGAAGGGGAAAGCTGGTTTACTGACCGAATTTGGACGCCCAACATCTTCATCGAAAATGAACAAGCCTCAAAGCTGACAGAGCTTCTTCGATCGAATATTTTCGTGCGAATTGGACGGGTTGGAAACGTACAAATGAATTACAG GGTGACTACGACTGTGTTGTGTAATATGGCGCTGCAGCGATTCCCTCATGACAGACAGGGTTGTGCTCTAAAGCTAGAAAGTT GGACCTTGAATGCCAACGACATGTTGCTAGAATGGGAGCCTCGGAACCCAGTCGAAATCAATGACTTTATTGTACCAGAGTATTCCTTGATGTCATCTAAAACCTTTGAGAGGTTGTCGTGCTACAGTGAGGGGTTTCCTTCTCCACGATATTCCGATGAACCAAAGATTAGCCTCGACGGGTCCAACAACGGAAGCATGTGCAGCGCCACCAGCC GAAACTATAGTACCATTCAAGTCAGTTTTGTCCTTCAGAGACAAGTGGGACACTACTTCTTGGATTACTATATTCCAAGCATCTTGCTAGTGGCCATGAGTTGGGTAGCTTTCTGGTTGGATCCAAGTGCGGTTCCAGGGAGAACCACATTAG GTACGGCGACTTGGCTCACCTTCATAACATTGACCCATAACACGGGCAATGATCAACTCCCCAAAGTCAGTTACATCAAGTATCTCGATGTCTGGTTTCTCGGATGCACGGTTTTCATTTTCTGCTCGCTCTTGGAGTTTGCCATTGTCAATACCATTTCGAGGCAGAA ACGGACGGTTGCGGTGAAGAATTTTAGCGccaagaacattttgaaaggCGCTGCCACCGTCCTAAATACGCCCATAATCAGCAGAAAGAGTGCACCGGTCACACCCGCCAATCCTAGGCGGAAAAGTGACACGACCCTGAATAtgtcttttgaaaac GTCAACCAACTGACCACGTCCACAATCGACAATCAACTATCGGTGCGATCAATGGATGACATATTTGCATTACAAAGAAACCACGAATTGACTTCGTGGAAAAACGACGGAGCATCATTTTCTGAGGTCTCGATTCCAGTTCCACGAACTCCTCCCTATCAAAACGGAACATCAATTCCCTCTGAAGGGGAGGAGAACGAAGTCAAG GGGCCTTTGGACTACTTCAAAGATATGTCAAGTGAAGAAATTGCATTGTGGATCGATGGCAAAGCGAGGTTTTTGTTTCCGGCCTGTTTTATACTTTTCAATTTGGGTTATTGGTTCTTTGCCTTCCGACTGGATTGTCTGATTGGAAAAGCCTGCGAGGAAGTGGACTCGCACACTcatttttga
- the LOC131881782 gene encoding uncharacterized protein LOC131881782 yields the protein MDMRGCVFFSVVSEQSANVETIKMSTRDALNVASLSQAIADLTEDFFNKDNKMKYENYIGVEHVANQFLRLNLPKASEILDPSPGPGLLSARLQTKGYGNIDAIEDNPDDLKRLIQSNLYRTCIPKTVGGINSTGLKDDLYDAVVMVGGFCPSKMTPKAFNELLRITKPDGHLLWSIRADLHSKISDYKLLDDNISALEKSGKCVAMKWAENFRDPHSDLEGLLYLVKRIDTEDFKSTLPGEAQSDVVDCIKHDRLDELQQQHCLDDWSDRSEEDLVMVGQYSGHLKLCQAFYKLALPRNVEILDISCYTAAPGLVGMDLSNHGYVNVDGLDHKLKTLNNIRGHGRVYRNYILGKVDELGSIPVNDESYDIVLTAGGFAPGKMMPSAFQELLRVLRPGGYVMWTMMDGFASKSQDYALFDVKIQDLVLERRWELLVGPVVFENFALHKKGRFYLLRKSHREVFALGSRRFSPHSSPKLHPRRGSLKIN from the exons ATGGACATGCGGggatgtgtttttttctcagTTGTGAGTGAACAGTCAGCGAATGTTGAAACGATCAAGATGTCTACTCGAGACGCATTAAATGTTGCAAGCCTGTCTCAGGCCATTGCAGACTTAACGGAAGATTTCTTCAATAAAGACAACAAGATGAAG TATGAGAACTACATTGGAGTGGAGCATGTGGCGAACCAGTTCCTCAGATTGAACCTTCCCAAGGCCTCGGAAATCCTTGACCCTTCACCTGGACCCGGATTGCTATCGGCTAGG CTCCAAACCAAGGGTTATGGTAATATTGACGCCATCGAAGATAACCCAGACGATTTGAAACGTTTGATTCAGTCAAATCTTTATCGAACATGTATTCCGAAGACTGTGGGAGGAATCAATTCAACCGGATTGAAGGACGACCTTTACGATGCAGTGGTCATGGTGGGGGGTTTCTGTCCTTCCAAAATGACTCCCAAAGCTTTCAATGAACTGCTAAGAATAACCAAACcag ATGGTCACCTTTTGTGGAGTATCCGAGCGGATTTGCACTCCAAAATATCCGATTATAAATTACTGGACGACAATATTTCGGCCTTGGAGAAATCTGGCAAATGTGTAGCTATGAAATGGGCTGAGAATTTTAGAGACCCTCATTCGGATTTGGAGGGATTGCTGTATTTGGTGAAGAGAATCGACACCGAGGATTTCAAGTCAACCCTGCCAGGAGAAGCTCAGTCAGATGTCGTGGATTGCATCAAGCATGATCGTCTGGATGAACTTCAACAGCAACATTGCTTGGATGATTGGAGTGACCGG TCCGAAGAAGATCTGGTAATGGTTGGCCAATATTCTGGCCACTTGAAGCTTTGCCAGGCGTTTTATAAATTAGCTCTGCCTCGAAACGTGGAAATTCTTGACATTTCTTGCTACACCGCCGCACCCGGTTTGGTTGGCATGGATCTGAGTAACCATGGCTACGTTAATGTGGATGGTCTGGACCATAAATTAAAGACCCTCAATAATATCAGAGGTCATGGCAGAGTCTACCGGAATTACATTTTGGGTAAAGTGGATGAACTGGGCTCCATTCCTGTCAACGACG AGAGCTATGACATTGTGCTAACGGCGGGCGGGTTCGCCCCCGGAAAAATGATGCCCTCAGCCTTTCAAGAGCTCTTACGCGTTCTTAGACCCGGTGGTTACGTCATGTGGACCATGATGGACGGATTTGCATCCAAAAGCCAAGACTATGCTTTATTTGATGTGAAGATCCAAGATCTTGTTTTGGAGCGGAGATGGGAATTGTTGGTGGGCCCTGTGGTGTTTGAAAACTTCGCTCTTCACAAAAAAGGGCGATTCTACTTGCTCCGGAAATCTCATCGCGAAGTGTTTGCCCTGGGATCCCGAAGGTTTTCCCCTCATTCTTCCCCGAAACTGCACCCTCGACGGGGATCACTCAAGATCAATTAA
- the LOC131879177 gene encoding uncharacterized protein LOC131879177 produces the protein MTGSGPEPAEWACLRREEPDLFHSLVKMHLSILLDLATDDCDCSHIHGHAHSVGGSTPGGKEGGVFKRRIFTPKKRSSHASHVGVMEGAALTLEGVCQVYQLIAFLQRDAHLRVEGVFRKHGNLKKQQLLKDRLNRGVSMDLDDGTFSVHECAAVLKSFLAELAEPLLTDAHYQAHCQVAQMGRSAGPDGQEEVRAKRIQCLQLLFLLIPEANYSLLKDLLPLLHKVHNHSPKNLMPAQNLGTMFAPLILCPRKLSAESMQSNHQLLSEAVAFMIEAGPRILFELPVKLQEDIKSHIRQRPHRQVTPKKHYSSDDKPQSPVVNTIFTFVDRERTHRLAHEFSSESAIAELYAHIQSMPESAQKKRLVNKLNDANGHGTPGIIRSGANRLKSGGEGIRNLLTPRRSNKVPEPKIGRNGSYSFKTPNQPRQILHSSFRRQIPEDHTNQKLLSPQSSPAILVSPETIDSIVKKNEDNLDGSYVAPSTPLRTFRSAPPPVPERVSSLESTEDSPITTCTQKMSLEMKESMMTPRSRKPVLSVSTVILEPEDSEFKVPPSKSDLDGPCQPQKYNEDEPDLVHGSPAKHGPSSSDSDSDDYFASLESDEESPNKSVGESIRSEKSILAAEKEDKSKVYTSRSLRQEFHRYLEENDIIQTPPQETASNPANDSSVSVTSSVISQEARLLLNGELSLSDSMQAVLDGDNPSDLDKSQTDEEVGEDDEIVVVNPSVLVPISVDSSYSDKENDSSYNSAHSSSDVSSYSSASTLPYTSLPTDIPLPTFENRRKEIAVQHLEVTGSNNRKRRSLTETGDLNPIARRKTIPGKRNIYFETDL, from the coding sequence ATGACGGGGTCGGGCCCAGAGCCGGCGGAATGGGCGTGTCTCCGACGGGAGGAGCCGGATTTGTTCCACTCCTTGGTGAAAATGCACCTGTCCATTCTCCTGGATTTGGCCACCGACGATTGCGATTGTAGTCATATCCACGGCCACGCCCACTCCGTCGGTGGTAGTACACCCGGCGGGAAAGAGGGTGGCGTGTTCAAGCGTCGGATTTTCACGCCCAAGAAGAGGAGCAGCCACGCCTCACATGTGGGCGTGATGGAAGGCGCCGCGCTAACTTTGGAGGGCGTGTGTCAGGTCTATCAACTCATCGCCTTTTTGCAGCGAGACGCCCATTTGCGGGTGGAGGGCGTGTTCCGGAAGCACGGAAATCTGAAGAAGCAGCAATTGTTGAAGGATCGGCTCAATCGGGGCGTGTCCATGGATCTGGATGATGGCACGTTCTCGGTGCATGAATGTGCGGCCGTCTTGAAGTCGTTTCTAGCCGAATTAGCCGAACCGCTCTTGACGGACGCCCATTACCAGGCCCATTGTCAAGTGGCTCAGATGGGACGCAGTGCGGGTCCggatggccaagaagaagtcAGGGCCAAACGGATCCAGTGTCTGCAGCTCTTGTTCCTGTTGATCCCCGAGGCCAATTACAGTCTGCTGAAGGATCTCTTGCCGCTCCTGCATAAGGTACATAATCATAGCCCCAAGAACTTGATGCCGGCTCAAAATTTGGGCACCATGTTTGCCCCGCTGATTTTGTGTCCCCGGAAGTTGTCGGCCGAATCCATGCAATCCAACCACCAACTGCTGTCCGAAGCCGTGGCTTTTATGATTGAAGCTGGTCCTCGGATATTGTTTGAATTGCCCGTGAAGTTGCAAGAGGATATCAAAAGCCACATTCGACAACGCCCCCACCGCCAAGTGACGCCCAAGAAGCATTACTCTTCAGATGATAAGCCTCAATCGCCCGTGGTCAACACCATTTTCACGTTTGTGGATCGCGAACGCACCCATCGCTTGGCTCACGAATTCTCATCGGAATCGGCCATCGCCGAGCTCTACGCCCATATCCAGAGTATGCCCGAGTCTGCCCAAAAGAAACGGTTGGTGAACAAGTTGAATGATGCCAATGGCCATGGTACTCCGGGCATCATTCGAAGTGGTGCCAATCGATTAAAGAGCGGAGGTGAAGGTATTCGTAATCTGCTCACGCCTCGACGATCCAATAAAGTACCCGAGCCCAAAATTGGACGCAATGGTAGCTACAGCTTCAAAACGCCTAATCAGCCCAGGCAAATCTTGCACTCGTCCTTCCGGCGACAGATACCCGAAGATCACACCAATCAAAAGCTTCTTTCACCGCAATCTTCTCCCGCTATTCTTGTGTCACCCGAAACGATCGACTCGATTGTTAAGAAAAACGAAGACAATCTAGACGGCAGTTACGTGGCGCCATCCACGCCGTTGAGGACGTTCCGGTCGGCCCCGCCCCCGGTACCAGAAAGGGTGAGTTCGTTGGAGTCCACCGAAGATTCCCCGATAACCACATGTACCCAAAAAATGTCGTTGGAAATGAAGGAGAGTATGATGACCCCACGTTCTCGTAAGCCTGTGCTCTCCGTTTCGACCGTGATTCTAGAGCCAGAGGACTCAGAGTTCAAAGTGCCCCCCTCGAAATCGGATCTCGATGGGCCATGTCAACCTCAAAAGTACAACGAGGATGAGCCGGACCTTGTCCATGGAAGCCCAGCCAAGCATGGGCCATCCTCCTCCGATTCCGATTCCGATGACTATTTCGCCTCATTAGAAAGTGATGAGGAGTCGCCCAACAAATCCGTGGGCGAGTCTATTCGCTCAGAAAAAAGTATCCTCGCGGCAGAAAAGGAAGATAAAAGTAAGGTTTACACCTCGCGATCCCTGCGCCAAGAGTTTCACCGATATCTCGAAGAAAATGACATCATACAGACCCCACCCCAAGAAACAGCCTCTAATCCTGCTAATGACTCTTCCGTTTCTGTGACATCTTCAGTTATCAGTCAAGAAGCCCGGCTGCTTCTGAATGGCGAGCTCTCACTCTCCGACTCCATGCAAGCGGTTTTGGACGGGGATAATCCCAGTGACTTGGACAAATCCCAAACCGACGAAGAAGTCGGAGAGGATGACGAAATCGTTGTGGTGAACCCGAGTGTCCTTGTCCCGATCAGTGTGGATAGCTCTTATAGCGATAAAGAGAATGATTCCAGCTACAATTCGGCCCACTCCTCTTCGGATGTGTCGAGTTACTCTTCAGCGAGTACCCTTCCCTACACTAGCCTTCCCACTGACATCCCTCTTCCCACTTTCGAGAATCGTCGGAAAGAGATCGCCGTGCAGCACTTGGAAGTAACGGGCTCGAACAACCGTAAGCGAAGATCTCTGACTGAAACGGGAGACTTGAACCCCATTGCACGACGAAAAACCATCCCTGGCAAAAGAAACATCTACTTTGAAACGGATCTGTGA
- the LOC131879189 gene encoding ATP-dependent DNA helicase PIF1-like, with amino-acid sequence MNAPVIKCSLILEKTCLHSQASLGKENLKTVSLSLLRNEFQEIILKIQEKANKERKILVRQDQLSVHRKFVREGKLTILITDQGLGLFIANAPPHELVQFVKTFAAKLAGNKLKPLISSRQKLLSNLPSVVQDISPITVKDVQNLKKSESNRQGLLKIQMDSPVSARKTTIKRSRLTLNEKENDEEQKPCSKSPRLELKRTTSRLELTTEQKGVLEVVKSGRNVFFTGGAGVGKSFLIKKVIGALPPDSTYVTASTGVAAYHIGGMTLHAFAGVGSGQASFDKCLELARKRKGSNDCWRKCKHLIIDEISMVDGRFFELLESIGRAMKGNKRPFGGIQLIVAGDFLQLPPVCKGRDVKRHYCFQTNAWRQTMHVNIQLTTVKRQNDEKFIEILNNLRRGRCSETEASILKATAKNPIERDGIIATKLCTHTQDVIKINNDQLAKLPGSMQVFNAVDSDPGLSTILDNQLPVSAKIELKIGAQVMLMKNLNIQNGLVNGARGRVVAFDRTSNCPVVQFACGVSETIANEKWTAKMAGGTLLTRKQLPLKLAWAFSIHKSQGMTLDCVQMTLSKVFECGQAYVALSRAKSLDTVQILDFSPRCIQADSLVLKYYLRLQMS; translated from the coding sequence ATGAATGCTCCAGTCATTAAGTGTTCTCTGATCCTTGAAAAGACATGTTTGCATAGTCAAGCCTCGTTGGGCAAAGAAAACCTGAAAACAGTTTCCTTGTcattattgaggaacgagtTCCAGGAAATAATATTGAAGATCCAAGAGAAGGCGAATAAGGAGCGAAAAATTCTAGTCAGACAAGACCAATTAAGCGTCCATCGGAAGTTCGTGAGGGAAGGCAAGCTGACAATTCTAATCACTGATCAAGGACTTGGACTATTCATCGCCAACGCTCCTCCGCACGAGTTGGTTCAATTCGTGAAAACCTTCGCTGCCAAATTAGCCGGAAATAAACTCAAACCTCTCATTAGTTCCAGACAAAAACTCTTATCGAATTTGCCGTCAGTCGTTCAAGATATTAGCCCAATCACCGTGAAAGATGTGCAAAACCTCAAGAAAAGTGAAAGTAATCGTCAAGGGCTGTTGAAAATCCAGATGGACTCTCCCGTGTCCGCTCGCAAAACCACCATCAAACGAAGTCGTTTGACGTTGAACGAGAAAGAGAATGACGAAGAACAGAAACCGTGCTCCAAAAGTCCTCGTCTGGAGTTGAAGCGGACCACATCTAGATTGGAGCTCACGACCGAGCAAAAAGGcgttctggaggttgtaaAATCAGGACGGAATGTTTTCTTCACCGGTGGGGCCGGGGTTGGCAAGAGCTTCCTGATTAAGAAAGTGATCGGGGCCCTTCCACCCGATAGTACTTACGTCACAGCTAGCACGGGTGTGGCGGCCTACCACATTGGTGGCATGACCTTGCACGCCTTTGCCGGAGTTGGGAGTGGTCAGGCAAGTTTCGACAAATGTCTGGAATTGGCTCGCAAACGTAAAGGGAGCAACGATTGTTGGCGGAAGTGCAAGCACCTGATTATTGACGAAATCTCCATGGTCGATGGGCGGTTTTTTGAGCTTCTTGAATCCATTGGACGAGCCATGAAGGGCAATAAACGGCCTTTTGGTGGCATTCAGTTGATAGTGGCCGGGGATTTCCTTCAATTGCCTCCGGTTTGTAAAGGACGGGACGTGAAACGACATTATTGCTTCCAAACTAATGCGTGGAGGCAAACCATGCATGTGAATATTCAATTGACCACAGTCAAACGACAGAATGACGAGAAGTTTATCGAAATCTTAAACAACTTGAGGAGAGGCCGTTGCAGTGAAACTGAAGCGAGTATATTGAAGGCCACGGCCAAAAATCCCATCGAACGTGACGGCATCATAGCTACGAAACTGTGTACGCATACCCAAGATGTGATCAAGATCAACAACGATCAGCTGGCCAAACTTCCTGGCTCAATGCAAGTTTTCAATGCCGTTGACAGTGACCCGGGTTTGTCCACCATTTTGGATAATCAGCTCCCTGTTTCTGCCAAAatagaattgaaaattggtgCACAAGTCATGCTCATGAAGAATCTTAATATCCAAAACGGCCTAGTCAACGGTGCCCGCGGCCGTGTTGTGGCCTTTGACCGCACATCAAATTGCCCTGTCGTCCAATTTGCTTGTGGGGTCAGTGAGACTATTGCTAATGAGAAATGGACCGCCAAAATGGCTGGAGGCACGTTGCTCACCCGAAAGCAACTCCCCCTAAAACTGGCATGGGCGTTTTCGATTCACAAATCCCAAGGGATGACTTTAGATTGCGTTCAAATGACACTTTCCAAAGTCTTTGAATGTGGTCAAGCTTATGTGGCCTTATCGAGGGCCAAAAGCTTGGATACGGTGCAAATACTGGATTTCTCACCCAGATGCATTCAAGCAGATTCCTTAGTACTAAAGTATTATCTTCGGTTACAAATGTCATGA
- the LOC131888534 gene encoding uncharacterized protein LOC131888534 → MTDLWWATAEATLDSQNVKDDLHSYNFVFAPLPPRASALVCDIILTPPAIGKCNALKTTLLDAYGLSPQRKHDVLSSLTDLGDKRPSEMLSYMESLADIHLLKSSFFKHMFCSLLPATVRTLLAT, encoded by the coding sequence ATGACTGACCTCTGGTGGGCAACTGCTGAAGCTACCTTGGATTCACAGAACGTCAAGGATGACCTCCACAGTTACAACTTTGTCTTTGCCCCATTGCCACCCAGGGCATCTGCGCTTGTGTGTGACATCATCCTCACGCCTCCAGCTATTGGCAAATGCAATGCCCTCAAGACTACACTCCTTGACGCCTACGGTCTGTCCCCTCAGAGGAAACATGACGTGCTGAGCAGTCTCACTGACCTCGGCGACAAGCGCCCGTCTGAGATGCTTAGCTATATGGAGTCATTGGCTGACATCCATCTCCTGAAGTCCTCCTTTTTCAAACACATGTTCTGTTCTCTTCTTCCTGCAACTGTGCGGACCCTTCTGGCGACCTGA